In one Lolium rigidum isolate FL_2022 chromosome 3, APGP_CSIRO_Lrig_0.1, whole genome shotgun sequence genomic region, the following are encoded:
- the LOC124699630 gene encoding uncharacterized protein LOC124699630 gives MFANYLLLLRDRTALHECEINSYYGGDTEEAFRYIELWMRYAVSCQARVLRVHVKNEVKDLCLSNVSLLAQHLARLELCSVEVGGCFLDFSGCPALKVLKMEHCTINAGRISSLSLSHLIICYGSFIANGRTRISAPSLVTLELDEFMGYTPLLEPMPSLTRAFLRFGETCLDRCDNVYRKDGF, from the exons ATGTTTGCCAATTACCTGCTTCTCCTCCGCGACCGGACGGCCCTGCATGAATGCGAGATCAACTCGTACTACGGCGGGGACACCGAGGAGGCGTTCCGCTACATCGAGCTCTGGATGCGTTATGCTGTGTCGTGCCAAGCTCGGGTGCTCCGGGTTCATGTCAAAAATGAGGTCAAGGACCTGTGTCTGTCAAACGTGTCTCTTCTCGCCCAGCACCTGGCAAGGCTGGAGCTCTGCAGCGTTGAGGTTGGGGGATGCTTCCTGGATTTTTCGGGCTGCCCGGCACTGAAGGTCTTGAAGATGGAACATTGCACGATAAACGCCGGGAGGATCTCGTCACTATCGCTAAGCCATCTCATCATCTGCTATGGAAGTTTTATAGCCAATGGCCGCACTCGCATCTCTGCCCCAAGTCTTGTTACCTTGGAACTAGATGAGTTTATGGGTTATACTCCTCTGCTTGAGCCTATGCCGTCACTGACAAGGGCATTTCTCAGGTTTGGAGAAACCTGCCTTGATCGTTGTGATAACG TTTATCGGAAGGATGGATTTTAA
- the LOC124696636 gene encoding F-box/LRR-repeat protein At3g26922-like — translation MAETSQGDGIKKASPAGSDDRIGALPDALLQQVLSLLPSRDAVRTCVLAARWCTLWKSVPSLRIGAAGERYGSAHALSKFVSHLLLLRDRTPLLECEINSHDWYPDGDTDEAFRYIELLLRYALSCQVRVLRVDVKEGRRLCLSDVSLLSDCLTSLEVSFVEVVGRFLDFSSCPALKVLKLKHCAIDADRISSQSLTNLIIHDVTFCSNGRTRISAPSLITLQLDSFTCHTPLLEPMPSLVRAFLRFEENCDDYCENDNYFGDCGSESCDGCSYSKFYDKDDCVLLKGLSGTVNLELISPSYLFIGRMDFKWCVMFSQLKTLLLSDWCVAANFSGLIYFVQHSPILERLTLQLECYEEEITIKKEESYNPRSQFLVSEHLKVVEINCRKEDETIHHIVKILGTHGVPPECINIKSNFRGLVRFSFE, via the exons ATGGCTGAGACGTCCCAAGGCGACGGAATCAAGAAAGCATCTCCGGCTGGCAGCGACGACCGCATCGGCGCCCTGCCGGACGCGCTCCTACAGCAGGTGCTCTCCCTCCTGCCCTCTCGCGACGCTGTACGGACGTGCGTGCTCGCCGCCCGCTGGTGCACCCTCTGGAAGTCCGTGCCCTCCCTTCGCATCGGTGCTGCTGGCGAGAGATACGGGAGCGCGCACGCGCTCAGCAAGTTTGTCAGTCACCTGCTTCTCCTTCGCGACCGAACGCCTCTGCTTGAATGCGAGATCAATTCACATGATTGGTATCCTGACGGGGACACCGATGAGGCATTCCGGTACATTGAACTCTTGCTGCGCTACGCTTTATCCTGCCAAGTTCGGGTGCTCCGTGTGGATGTCAAAGAAGGTAGACGCTTGTGTCTATCCGACGTGTCTCTTCTCAGCGACTGCTTGACGAGTCTGGAGGTCTCCTTTGTAGAGGTTGTGGGACGCTTTCTGGATTTTTCGAGCTGCCCGGCATTGAAGGTGTTAAAGCTGAAACACTGTGCAATAGACGCTGACAGGATCTCCTCACAATCACTAACTAATCTTATCATCCATGATGTGACTTTTTGTTCCAATGGCCGCACTCGCATTTCTGCCCCAAGTCTTATTACCTTGCAGCTAGATAGCTTTACATGTCATACTCCTCTGCTTGAGCCTATGCCATCACTGGTAAGGGCATTTCTCAGGTTTGAAGAAAACTGTGATGATTATTGTGAGAACGATAATTACTTTGGGGACTGTGGCAGTGAGTCATGTGATGGTTGCTCCTACAGCAAGTTTTATGACAAGGATGATTGTGTGCTTCTCAAAGGTCTGTCGGGCACTGTGAATTTAGAGTTGATAAGTCCATCTTATCTG TTTATTGGCAGGATGGATTTTAAATGGTGCGTTATGTTTAGCCAGTTGAAAACATTGTTGCTTAGTGACTGGTGTGTGGCTGCAAACTTCAGTGGACTAATTTACTTTGTCCAGCACTCGCCAATTCTAGAGAGACTTACCCTTCAGCTTGAATGTTATGAG GAAGAAATTACGATCAAAAAAGAAGAAAGCTACAACCCAAGGTCACAATTCTTGGTATCGGAGCACCTAAAAGTAGTTGAAATCAATTGTCGCAAGGAAGATGAAACAATTCACCATATTGTAAAGATCCTTGGTACACATGGAGTACCTCCTGAGTGCATTAACATCAAATCGAATTTCCGTGGCCTCGTGC GTTTCAGTTTCGAGTAA